Proteins encoded within one genomic window of Bradyrhizobium sp. CB1717:
- a CDS encoding PAS domain-containing methyl-accepting chemotaxis protein, whose protein sequence is MFGRKSRSDSDAQLAAIGRSQAVIEFNLDGTIITANKNFLDALGYRLDEIQGKHHSMFVPADQRDNAEYKAFWAALNRGEYQASEFKRIAKGGREVWIEASYNPVLDGNGKAVMVAKIATDITQKKIRSMTDASKIAASSRAQAVIEFKLDGTIVTANENFCKALGYSLAEIEGKHHSMFVEAAERDDAGYRQFWAALNRGEYQAGEFKRIGKGGREVWILASYNPLLDEKGKPFGVVKFATEITAERLKNADLAGQIAAIDKAQAVIEFNMDGTIITANTNFLATLGYSLAEIKGRHHSMFVEPSERDGAAYREFWAALNRGQYQAAEYKRIGKGGKEVYIQASYNPILDLNGKPFKVVKYATDTTRQVLVRMGNERVRGMMESVAAGSEELNASVREISEAMTKSRETAMSAVDQVAAADAQAQRLTEAAQAMSGIVEMINNITGQINLLALNATIESARAGEAGRGFAVVASEVKSLANQAKQATDKIGQEIGSLNGISGDVVSALGSIKQAINNVSEYVTSTAAAVEEQSTVTNEMSTSMQRAAAEAAAIAARA, encoded by the coding sequence ATGTTTGGTCGCAAGTCCCGCAGTGATTCGGACGCACAACTCGCCGCCATCGGCCGCTCGCAGGCCGTGATCGAATTCAACCTTGATGGGACGATCATCACGGCCAACAAGAATTTTCTCGATGCCCTCGGCTATCGGCTCGACGAAATCCAGGGCAAGCATCACTCCATGTTCGTGCCGGCCGACCAGCGCGACAACGCCGAGTACAAGGCGTTCTGGGCCGCATTGAACCGTGGCGAGTATCAGGCGAGCGAGTTCAAGCGGATCGCGAAGGGCGGCCGCGAGGTCTGGATCGAAGCATCCTACAATCCAGTGCTCGACGGCAACGGCAAGGCGGTGATGGTCGCCAAGATTGCGACCGACATCACTCAGAAGAAGATCCGGAGCATGACGGACGCCTCGAAGATCGCCGCCAGCAGCCGTGCCCAGGCCGTGATCGAGTTCAAGCTCGACGGCACCATCGTCACCGCCAACGAGAATTTCTGCAAGGCGCTCGGCTACTCGCTGGCCGAGATCGAGGGCAAGCATCACAGCATGTTCGTCGAGGCCGCCGAGCGTGACGACGCCGGCTATCGTCAATTCTGGGCCGCGCTCAACCGCGGCGAATATCAGGCCGGCGAGTTCAAGCGTATCGGCAAGGGGGGGCGCGAGGTCTGGATCCTCGCCTCCTACAATCCGCTGCTCGACGAGAAGGGCAAGCCGTTCGGCGTCGTCAAGTTCGCGACCGAAATCACCGCGGAGAGGCTGAAGAACGCCGATCTCGCCGGTCAGATCGCGGCGATCGACAAGGCCCAGGCCGTGATCGAGTTCAACATGGACGGCACGATCATCACCGCCAATACCAACTTCCTCGCCACGCTCGGCTATTCGCTGGCCGAGATCAAGGGCAGGCATCACAGCATGTTCGTCGAACCCAGCGAGCGCGACGGCGCCGCCTATCGCGAGTTCTGGGCCGCGCTCAACCGCGGCCAGTACCAGGCGGCCGAGTACAAGCGCATCGGCAAGGGCGGCAAGGAGGTCTACATCCAGGCCTCCTACAATCCAATCCTCGATCTCAACGGCAAGCCGTTCAAGGTCGTGAAATATGCCACCGACACTACGCGACAGGTGCTGGTCCGCATGGGCAACGAACGCGTCCGCGGCATGATGGAATCGGTCGCCGCCGGCTCCGAGGAGCTGAACGCCTCGGTGCGGGAGATTTCCGAGGCGATGACCAAGTCGCGCGAGACCGCGATGAGCGCGGTGGATCAGGTTGCCGCCGCCGACGCCCAGGCGCAGCGCCTCACCGAGGCCGCGCAGGCGATGAGCGGCATCGTCGAGATGATCAACAACATCACCGGTCAGATCAACCTGCTCGCGCTCAACGCCACGATTGAATCCGCCCGCGCCGGCGAGGCCGGCCGGGGCTTCGCGGTTGTCGCCTCCGAAGTGAAGAGCCTCGCCAACCAGGCTAAGCAGGCGACCGACAAGATCGGCCAGGAGATCGGCAGTCTCAACGGCATCTCCGGCGACGTCGTCAGCGCGCTCGGCTCGATCAAGCAGGCGATCAACAATGTCAGCGAATACGTGACCTCGACCGCCGCCGCCGTCGAGGAGCAGAGCACGGTCACGAACGAGATGTCGACCAGCATGCAGCGCGCGGCCGCGGAGGCCGCGGCGATCGCGGCGAGGGCGTAA
- a CDS encoding OsmC family protein, translated as MDAAELRQMQAPIKERYKTDPKAALITLKAKGSTDSEGIACKVETGRAIAMAGLHPATGGSGLELCSGDMLLEALVACAGVTLKSVATAIEVPLKTGNVYAEGDLDFRGTLGVDKETPVGFAEIRLRFEVDTDAPQDKLDLLLKLTERYCVVYQTIKNGPKVSVSMQRM; from the coding sequence ATGGACGCCGCTGAACTGCGCCAGATGCAGGCCCCGATCAAGGAGCGCTACAAGACCGATCCCAAGGCCGCGCTGATCACGCTGAAGGCCAAGGGTTCCACCGACAGCGAAGGTATTGCGTGCAAGGTCGAGACTGGCCGCGCCATCGCGATGGCCGGCCTGCATCCCGCCACCGGCGGCTCCGGCCTCGAGCTCTGCTCCGGCGACATGCTGCTGGAAGCGCTCGTCGCCTGCGCCGGCGTCACGCTGAAATCGGTCGCGACCGCGATCGAGGTGCCGCTGAAGACCGGCAACGTCTACGCCGAAGGCGATCTCGACTTCCGCGGCACGCTCGGCGTGGACAAGGAGACCCCGGTCGGCTTCGCCGAGATCCGCTTGCGCTTCGAGGTCGATACCGATGCGCCGCAGGACAAGCTCGATCTGCTGCTCAAGCTCACCGAGCGCTATTGCGTGGTCTACCAGACCATCAAGAACGGCCCGAAGGTCTCGGTGTCGATGCAAAGGATGTGA
- a CDS encoding ABC transporter ATP-binding protein, with protein MLALDRVSKTYPNGVEALARFSAEIKQGEIIAIIGGSGCGKSTLLRAIAGLDRASSGTVTLDSEAIASPHAKIGIIFQEPRLLPWLSVADNIGFGLADLPAAERRAKVARALERVGLADKAQAWPRELSGGQAQRVAIARALVPQPEVLLLDEPFSALDAFTRRDLQDHLLDLWADTRPTLILVTHDVDEAVGLADRVLVMRPRPGRLFDQIEINLGRPRDRNSPLFENFKRSVLTSLDRSLDRSVPDRDATQGPGQAMWW; from the coding sequence ATGCTGGCGCTCGACCGGGTCAGCAAGACCTATCCCAATGGCGTCGAGGCGCTGGCGCGCTTCTCCGCCGAGATCAAACAGGGAGAGATCATCGCCATCATCGGCGGCTCCGGCTGCGGCAAGTCCACGCTGCTCCGCGCCATCGCCGGCCTCGATCGTGCCAGCTCCGGCACGGTGACGCTCGACAGCGAAGCGATCGCTTCGCCGCATGCCAAGATCGGCATCATCTTCCAGGAGCCGCGCCTGCTGCCCTGGCTCAGCGTCGCCGACAATATCGGCTTCGGCCTCGCCGACCTGCCCGCGGCCGAGCGGCGCGCGAAGGTGGCGCGCGCGCTGGAGCGCGTCGGGCTTGCCGACAAGGCACAGGCCTGGCCGCGCGAGCTTTCGGGCGGGCAGGCGCAGCGCGTCGCGATCGCCCGTGCGCTGGTGCCGCAGCCCGAGGTGCTGCTGCTCGACGAGCCGTTCTCCGCACTCGATGCCTTCACGCGCAGGGATCTGCAGGATCATCTGCTCGACCTATGGGCCGACACCCGCCCGACCTTGATTCTCGTTACACATGACGTCGACGAGGCCGTGGGGCTGGCCGATCGCGTACTGGTGATGCGGCCGCGACCGGGCCGGCTGTTCGACCAGATCGAGATCAATCTCGGCCGGCCGCGCGACCGCAATTCGCCGCTGTTCGAGAATTTCAAGCGGAGTGTGCTGACATCACTCGATCGTTCGCTCGACCGCAGCGTGCCCGACCGGGACGCAACCCAGGGTCCCGGCCAGGCCATGTGGTGGTGA
- a CDS encoding ABC transporter permease yields the protein MISDAPALQQSSEPAESAAAPSRLSRYARPMLGVLLPLTLALGWELVVWSGWSNGRLVPPPSRIFTTITELARSGELVRHITATLWRVGLGFAFGVVAGTLLGAISGYWSLARRLLDPTVQALRAIPSLAWVPLFILWLGIFETSKIALIAVGVFFPVYLGVMGAILSVDRKIVEVGRTFRLSGFAMIRRILLPAVLPAYVVSLRVGLGLGWMFVVAAELIGASEGLGYLLLDGQQLGKPAQILAAIVIFAILGKLTDWLIEVAAAPFLRWQDAFGRAKGA from the coding sequence ATGATCTCCGACGCGCCAGCGCTGCAACAATCATCGGAACCAGCCGAGAGCGCCGCCGCGCCTTCGCGGCTGTCGCGCTATGCGCGGCCGATGTTGGGCGTGCTGCTGCCGCTTACGCTCGCGCTCGGGTGGGAGCTCGTGGTCTGGTCCGGCTGGTCCAACGGGCGCCTGGTGCCGCCGCCCTCTCGCATCTTCACCACCATCACCGAGCTCGCCCGTTCCGGCGAACTGGTGCGTCACATCACTGCGACGCTGTGGCGTGTCGGCCTCGGCTTCGCCTTCGGCGTAGTTGCGGGGACGCTGCTCGGCGCGATCTCCGGCTACTGGTCGCTGGCGCGCCGGCTGCTCGATCCGACCGTGCAGGCGTTGCGCGCGATCCCGTCGCTTGCCTGGGTGCCGCTGTTCATCCTGTGGCTCGGCATTTTCGAGACCTCGAAGATCGCGCTGATCGCGGTCGGCGTGTTCTTCCCGGTCTATCTCGGCGTGATGGGCGCGATCCTCTCGGTCGATCGCAAGATCGTCGAGGTCGGCCGCACCTTCCGTCTCTCCGGCTTCGCGATGATCCGCCGCATCCTGCTACCCGCCGTGCTGCCGGCTTACGTGGTTTCCTTGCGCGTCGGCCTCGGTCTCGGCTGGATGTTCGTGGTCGCGGCCGAGCTGATCGGCGCCTCCGAAGGCCTCGGCTATCTCCTGCTCGACGGCCAGCAGCTCGGCAAGCCCGCGCAGATCCTTGCCGCCATCGTGATCTTCGCCATCCTCGGCAAGCTCACCGACTGGCTGATCGAAGTTGCCGCCGCGCCGTTCCTGCGCTGGCAGGACGCCTTTGGTCGCGCGAAGGGAGCTTGA
- a CDS encoding aliphatic sulfonate ABC transporter substrate-binding protein has product MTRITRRILLAGAMTLALIPAAQAADPLKEIRIDWATYNPVSMVLKQKGLLEKEFAKDGITITWVQSAGSNKALEFLNAGSIDFGSTAGSAALVAKINGNPIKSIYVYSRPEWTALVTGKDSKIADVADLKGKRVAVTRGTDPHIFLVRALLGAGLTEKDITPVLLQHADGKTALIRGDVDAWAGLDPMMAQAEVEEGAKLFYRKADANTWGILNVREQFLKDYPDAARRVLAVYEEARKYSLANYDELKKTFIAVTKLPEAVVDKQLKERTELTHSRIGAAQRESILAAGLALQQAGVVDAKVDVKATLDALIDDQVPLPTN; this is encoded by the coding sequence ATGACCAGGATTACACGACGCATTCTGCTGGCGGGCGCAATGACGCTCGCTTTGATCCCTGCGGCGCAGGCCGCCGATCCACTCAAGGAAATCCGCATCGACTGGGCGACCTACAACCCGGTGTCGATGGTGCTGAAGCAGAAGGGGCTGCTGGAGAAGGAGTTCGCCAAGGACGGCATCACCATCACCTGGGTGCAGTCGGCCGGCTCCAACAAGGCGCTGGAATTCCTCAACGCCGGCTCTATCGATTTCGGCTCGACCGCAGGCTCGGCGGCGCTGGTGGCGAAGATCAACGGCAACCCGATCAAGTCGATCTATGTCTATTCGCGTCCCGAATGGACCGCGCTGGTGACGGGCAAGGACTCCAAGATCGCTGATGTCGCCGACCTCAAGGGCAAGCGCGTCGCGGTGACGCGCGGCACCGATCCGCACATCTTCCTGGTGCGCGCGCTGCTGGGCGCGGGCCTGACTGAAAAGGACATCACGCCGGTGCTGCTCCAGCATGCCGACGGCAAGACCGCATTGATCCGCGGCGATGTCGATGCCTGGGCCGGTCTCGATCCCATGATGGCGCAGGCCGAGGTCGAGGAGGGCGCAAAGCTGTTCTATCGCAAGGCCGATGCCAACACCTGGGGCATCCTCAATGTGCGAGAGCAGTTCCTGAAGGACTATCCGGATGCCGCCCGCCGCGTGCTCGCGGTGTACGAGGAGGCGCGCAAATATTCGCTGGCGAATTACGACGAGCTGAAGAAGACCTTCATCGCGGTGACGAAGCTCCCCGAGGCCGTCGTCGACAAGCAGCTCAAGGAGCGCACCGAGCTCACCCACAGCCGCATCGGCGCAGCCCAGCGCGAGTCGATCCTCGCCGCCGGCCTCGCGCTGCAACAGGCCGGTGTCGTCGACGCCAAGGTCGACGTGAAGGCGACGCTGGATGCCTTGATCGACGACCAGGTGCCGCTGCCGACGAATTGA
- a CDS encoding [protein-PII] uridylyltransferase, with the protein MDSVATEQKPQVDDRFDTARITAAVDALAEKHEGREDAFRTAMAQLLKAELIAARAAAQAILLKDRHGRRCAERLCHVQDEIIRILYSAATRHLYRSPIPSGAERMAVVATGGYGRGLMAPESDIDLLFILPYKQTAWGEQVAEAILYCLWDMGLKVGHATRSVDESIRQARGDMTIRTAILETRFLTGDQPLYDELVERFDKEVVQGTASEFVTAKLAEREERHRRGGQSRYLVEPNVKDGKGALRDLHTLFWIAKYVYRVRDTDELVERGVFDAQEYRSFRRCADFLWSVRCNLHFYSGRAEERLSFDLQREIAVRLGYTSHPGMQDVERFMKHYFLVAKEVGNLTAILCAKLEDQQAKPAPVLSRMMARLRPTAVKRRVPDSDDFIVDNNRINVAAPDVFKHDPVNLIRIFRLAQKNNLAFHPDAMRDVTRSLGLINAQLRENPEANRLFMEILTSDNAEIVLRRMNETGVLGHFIRAFGKIVSMMQFNMYHHYTVDEHLIRCIGFLQDIERGGIEEFALASDLMRKTRPEHRAVIYIATLLHDVAKGRPEDHSIAGAKVARRLCPRLGFSPADTELVAWLIEEHLTMSTVAQSRDLSDRKTIENFAAVVQSVEQMKLLTILTTADIRGVGPGVWNGWKAQLLRSLYYETEPVLTGGFSEVDRGKRLAAAHAEFRMAFAEWPKDELDAYIGRHYPAYWLKVELPRKIRHARFVRSSEQAGHKLAINVGFDEVRGVTELTIFAADHPWLLSIIAGACASAGANIVDAQIYTTTDGRALDTISISREYDRDEDEGRRATRIGEMIEDVLEGKLRLPEVVARRTVRSKAKPFVIEPEVTINNQWSDRYTVIEVSGLDRPGLLYELTTAISKLNLNIASAHVATFGERARDVFYVTDLLGAQINAPTRQSAIKSALTHVMAGDKAVQPAA; encoded by the coding sequence ATGGATAGCGTCGCAACTGAGCAGAAGCCACAGGTGGACGATCGCTTCGACACCGCGCGGATCACCGCCGCGGTCGATGCGCTTGCCGAGAAGCACGAGGGACGCGAGGACGCGTTCCGCACCGCCATGGCGCAATTGCTCAAGGCCGAGCTGATCGCGGCGCGCGCCGCGGCGCAGGCGATCCTGCTGAAGGACCGCCACGGCCGCCGCTGCGCCGAGCGGCTGTGCCACGTGCAGGACGAGATCATCCGCATCCTCTATTCGGCCGCGACCCGCCATCTCTATCGCTCGCCGATCCCGAGCGGCGCCGAGCGCATGGCGGTGGTCGCGACCGGCGGCTACGGCCGCGGCCTGATGGCCCCCGAGTCCGACATCGATCTCCTCTTCATCCTGCCCTACAAGCAGACCGCCTGGGGCGAGCAGGTTGCCGAGGCCATCCTCTATTGCCTCTGGGACATGGGCCTGAAGGTCGGTCACGCCACGCGCTCGGTCGACGAATCGATCCGGCAGGCGCGCGGCGACATGACCATCCGCACCGCGATCCTGGAGACGCGCTTCCTCACCGGCGACCAGCCGCTCTATGACGAGCTGGTCGAGCGCTTCGACAAGGAAGTGGTGCAGGGCACCGCATCCGAATTCGTCACGGCAAAGCTCGCCGAGCGCGAGGAGCGGCATCGCCGCGGCGGCCAGTCGCGCTATCTGGTCGAGCCAAACGTCAAGGACGGCAAGGGCGCGCTGCGCGACCTGCACACGCTGTTCTGGATCGCAAAGTACGTCTACCGCGTGCGCGACACCGACGAGCTGGTCGAGCGCGGCGTGTTCGACGCGCAGGAATACCGCAGCTTCCGCCGCTGCGCCGACTTCCTCTGGTCGGTGCGCTGCAATCTGCATTTCTACTCTGGCCGCGCCGAGGAGCGCCTGTCCTTCGACCTGCAGCGCGAGATCGCGGTCCGGCTCGGCTACACCTCGCATCCCGGCATGCAGGACGTCGAGCGCTTCATGAAGCACTACTTCCTGGTCGCCAAGGAGGTCGGCAACCTCACCGCCATCCTCTGCGCCAAGCTCGAGGACCAGCAGGCCAAGCCCGCGCCGGTGCTGAGCCGGATGATGGCGCGGTTGCGGCCGACCGCGGTGAAGCGGCGCGTGCCCGACAGCGACGACTTCATCGTCGACAACAACCGCATCAACGTCGCCGCGCCCGACGTGTTCAAGCACGATCCGGTCAATCTGATCCGCATCTTCCGCCTGGCGCAGAAGAACAACCTCGCCTTTCATCCGGATGCGATGCGCGACGTGACGCGCTCGCTCGGCCTGATCAACGCGCAGCTGCGCGAAAATCCGGAAGCCAACCGGCTGTTCATGGAGATCCTGACCTCCGATAACGCCGAGATCGTGCTGCGACGGATGAACGAGACCGGCGTGCTCGGCCACTTCATCCGCGCCTTCGGCAAGATCGTCTCGATGATGCAGTTCAACATGTATCATCACTACACCGTCGACGAGCATCTGATCCGCTGCATCGGCTTCCTGCAGGACATCGAGCGCGGCGGCATCGAGGAGTTCGCTCTCGCCAGCGACCTGATGCGCAAAACGAGACCCGAGCACCGCGCAGTGATCTACATCGCAACGCTGCTGCACGACGTCGCCAAGGGCCGGCCCGAGGATCACTCCATCGCCGGCGCCAAGGTGGCGCGCCGGCTCTGCCCGCGGCTCGGCTTCAGCCCGGCTGATACCGAACTCGTGGCCTGGCTGATCGAGGAGCATCTGACGATGTCCACGGTCGCGCAGTCGCGCGACCTCTCCGACCGCAAGACCATCGAGAACTTTGCCGCCGTGGTGCAGTCGGTCGAGCAGATGAAGCTGCTGACGATCCTCACCACCGCCGACATCCGCGGCGTCGGCCCCGGCGTGTGGAACGGCTGGAAGGCGCAGCTCTTGCGCTCGCTGTATTACGAGACCGAGCCGGTGCTCACAGGGGGCTTCTCGGAAGTCGACCGCGGCAAGCGCCTCGCGGCCGCGCATGCCGAGTTCCGCATGGCCTTCGCCGAATGGCCGAAGGACGAGCTCGATGCCTATATCGGCCGGCACTATCCGGCCTACTGGCTCAAGGTCGAGCTGCCGCGCAAGATCCGCCACGCCCGCTTCGTGCGTTCAAGCGAGCAGGCCGGCCACAAGCTCGCGATCAATGTCGGCTTCGACGAGGTGCGCGGGGTCACCGAGCTCACGATCTTCGCCGCCGACCATCCCTGGCTGCTGTCGATCATCGCCGGCGCCTGCGCCTCGGCCGGCGCCAACATCGTCGACGCGCAGATCTACACCACGACCGACGGCCGTGCGCTCGACACCATCTCGATCTCCAGGGAATACGACCGCGACGAGGACGAGGGCCGCCGAGCCACGCGCATCGGCGAGATGATCGAGGACGTGTTGGAAGGCAAGCTGCGCCTGCCCGAAGTGGTGGCGCGGCGCACCGTGCGCAGCAAGGCAAAGCCCTTCGTGATCGAGCCGGAAGTGACCATCAACAACCAATGGTCCGACCGCTACACCGTGATCGAGGTCTCCGGCCTCGACCGCCCGGGCCTGCTCTACGAGCTGACCACCGCGATCTCGAAGCTCAACCTCAACATCGCCTCGGCCCATGTCGCGACCTTCGGCGAGCGTGCCCGCGACGTGTTCTACGTCACCGACCTCCTCGGCGCACAGATCAACGCGCCGACCCGGCAATCCGCGATCAAGAGCGCGCTGACCCACGTGATGGCCGGCGACAAGGCGGTTCAGCCGGCGGCGTGA
- a CDS encoding methylated-DNA--[protein]-cysteine S-methyltransferase, whose protein sequence is MPVRSTKTPERFGLDRMATPIGIALLVTDAEGNLRALDWEDYEHRMRELLRLHYGAVDLSDQPAPTAMRIALSGYFDGDLDQLSGIAWRIAGTPFQQKVWTALAKIPAGTTLSYGALAARIDTPKAIRAVGHANGSNPISVVLPCHRLIGADGSLVKYGGGLERKRWLLRHEGVEV, encoded by the coding sequence ATGCCCGTTCGATCAACCAAGACGCCTGAACGCTTCGGCCTCGATCGCATGGCGACGCCGATCGGGATCGCGCTGCTGGTCACCGATGCCGAGGGCAATCTGCGGGCGCTCGACTGGGAAGACTATGAGCACCGCATGCGCGAGCTGTTGCGCCTGCATTACGGCGCGGTGGATCTCAGCGATCAGCCTGCGCCGACGGCGATGCGCATTGCGCTGTCGGGTTATTTCGACGGCGATCTCGATCAGCTCTCAGGGATTGCATGGCGTATCGCAGGGACGCCATTCCAGCAAAAGGTCTGGACCGCGCTTGCCAAAATCCCGGCCGGGACCACGCTGAGCTACGGCGCGCTCGCGGCAAGGATCGATACGCCAAAAGCCATTCGCGCCGTCGGCCATGCCAACGGCTCCAACCCGATCAGCGTCGTGCTGCCGTGCCATCGCCTGATCGGCGCGGATGGCTCGCTGGTGAAATACGGCGGCGGGCTGGAGCGCAAGCGCTGGCTGCTGCGGCACGAGGGGGTGGAGGTTTAG
- a CDS encoding DUF1304 domain-containing protein has product MAAVLTSTRKLTLLGELNLNLIANVLVALVAALHAYFLILEMFLWDKPQGLKVFRNTPEKAEITKVLAANQGLYNGFLVAGLIWGLVHGNPAFAFQIKVFFLLCVIVAGAYGAATVSTRILIVQAVPAAVALVALFLA; this is encoded by the coding sequence ATGGCAGCCGTGCTAACGTCCACCCGAAAGCTGACGCTTTTGGGGGAGCTCAACTTGAACCTGATCGCCAATGTCCTGGTGGCGCTGGTCGCCGCACTGCACGCCTACTTCCTGATCCTGGAAATGTTCCTCTGGGACAAGCCACAGGGCCTGAAGGTGTTTCGCAATACGCCGGAGAAGGCCGAGATCACAAAGGTGCTGGCCGCCAATCAGGGGCTCTATAACGGCTTCCTGGTCGCCGGCCTGATCTGGGGCCTCGTCCACGGCAATCCGGCCTTCGCGTTCCAGATCAAGGTGTTCTTCCTGCTCTGCGTGATCGTGGCCGGCGCCTATGGCGCGGCGACCGTCAGCACGCGGATCCTTATCGTGCAGGCGGTGCCGGCGGCGGTCGCGCTGGTTGCGTTGTTTCTGGCCTGA
- a CDS encoding ABC transporter substrate-binding protein yields the protein MTNRRAFLAATAALAFAFSASQALAQKKYDTGASDTEIKIGQTVPFSGPYSVYANIGKTQAAYFKMINDQGGINGRKINLIQYDDAYSPPKTVEQVRKLVEGDEVLFTFQLIGTAANAAVQKYLNGKKVPQLLASTGAARFNDPQNYPWTIAYNPNYVSEGRIYAKYILKEHPNAKIGVLYQNDDMGRDYLAGLKSGLGDKASMIVGELSYEVTDPTVDSQVVKLKSMGVDVFFDASTPKFAAQAIKKLADLGWTPVHILDINASPISATLKPAGLDISKGIISTQYGKEPGDPQWKDDPGVKAFFAFMDKYFPEGDKLNTVNTYAYSVAELLTQVLKQCGDDLTRENVMKQVANIKDFTPSFALPGIKINTGPNDYRVNKQMQMMKFNGERWELFGPIIEDTGPSG from the coding sequence ATGACCAATCGCAGAGCTTTCCTAGCTGCCACGGCAGCGCTCGCCTTCGCGTTCTCCGCCAGCCAAGCCCTCGCCCAGAAGAAATACGACACCGGCGCGAGCGACACCGAGATCAAGATCGGCCAGACCGTTCCGTTCTCCGGGCCCTACTCCGTCTACGCCAATATCGGCAAGACGCAGGCCGCCTACTTCAAGATGATCAACGATCAGGGCGGCATCAACGGCCGCAAGATCAATTTGATCCAGTATGACGACGCCTATTCGCCGCCGAAGACGGTGGAGCAGGTGCGCAAGCTGGTCGAAGGCGACGAGGTGCTGTTCACCTTCCAGCTAATCGGTACCGCGGCCAACGCCGCCGTGCAGAAATATCTCAACGGCAAGAAGGTGCCGCAGCTTCTGGCCTCCACCGGCGCGGCACGCTTCAACGATCCGCAGAACTATCCCTGGACCATCGCCTACAATCCCAACTACGTGTCCGAGGGACGCATCTACGCCAAATACATTCTCAAGGAGCATCCGAACGCCAAGATCGGCGTGCTCTATCAGAACGACGACATGGGCCGCGACTATCTCGCGGGCCTCAAGAGCGGTCTCGGCGACAAGGCCAGCATGATCGTCGGCGAGCTGTCCTACGAGGTCACTGATCCCACGGTCGACTCGCAGGTCGTCAAGCTGAAGTCGATGGGCGTCGACGTGTTCTTCGATGCCTCGACGCCGAAATTCGCGGCGCAGGCGATCAAGAAGCTCGCCGACCTCGGCTGGACGCCGGTGCACATTCTCGACATCAATGCGAGCCCGATCTCGGCGACGCTGAAGCCGGCCGGGCTCGACATCTCCAAGGGCATCATCTCGACCCAATACGGCAAGGAGCCGGGCGATCCGCAGTGGAAGGACGATCCCGGCGTGAAGGCTTTCTTCGCCTTCATGGACAAGTACTTCCCCGAAGGCGACAAGCTCAACACCGTCAACACCTATGCCTATTCGGTGGCCGAGCTGCTGACGCAGGTGCTGAAACAGTGCGGCGACGACCTCACGCGTGAGAACGTGATGAAGCAGGTCGCCAACATCAAGGACTTCACGCCCAGCTTTGCGCTGCCCGGCATCAAGATCAACACCGGCCCGAACGACTACCGCGTCAACAAGCAGATGCAGATGATGAAGTTCAACGGCGAACGCTGGGAGCTGTTCGGCCCGATCATCGAGGACACGGGCCCGTCGGGTTAG